One window of the Pseudomonas sp. S04 genome contains the following:
- the fusA gene encoding elongation factor G: protein MARTTPISRYRNIGIVAHVDAGKTTTTERVLFYTGKSHKMGEVHDGAATTDWMVQEQERGITITSAAITAFWKGSAKQYKDEHRFNVIDTPGHVDFTIEVERSLRVLDGAVVVFCGTSGVEPQSETVWRQANKYGVPRLVYVNKMDRAGANFLRVIAQIKQRLGHTPVPIQLAIGSEDNFQGQIDLLNMEAVYWNDADKGMTPRREAIPAELQELADEWRNNMVEAAAEANEELMNKYLEGEELTNEEIKAALRQRTIAGEIVLAVCGSSFKNKGVPLVLDAVIDYLPAPTDIPAIKGTDPDDETIELERHADDAEPFSALAFKIATDPFVGTLTFVRVYSGVLSSGDGVINSVKGKKERVGRMVQMHANAREEIKEVRAGDIAALIGMKDVTTGETLCNADKPIILVRMDFPEPVISVAVEPKTKDDQEKMGIALGKLAQEDPSFRVKTDEETGQTIISGMGELHLDILVDRMRREFNVEANIGKPQVSYRERITKNCEIEGKFVRQSGGRGQFGHCWIRFAPADEGQEGLQFLNEVVGGVVPKEYIPAIQKGIEEQMKNGVVAGYPLIGLKATVFDGSYHDVDSNEMAFKVAASMATKQLAQKGGGELLEPIMAVEVVTPEDYMGDVMGDLNRRRGMILGMEDTVSGKVIRAEVPLGEMFGYATDVRSMSQGRASYSMEFKKYNPAPTHIVETVTKKQG, encoded by the coding sequence ATGGCTCGTACTACTCCGATTAGTCGCTACCGTAACATCGGTATCGTCGCTCACGTGGATGCTGGTAAAACCACCACCACCGAGCGCGTCCTTTTTTACACTGGCAAAAGTCACAAGATGGGCGAGGTGCATGACGGCGCCGCGACCACAGACTGGATGGTGCAGGAGCAGGAGCGTGGTATTACCATTACTTCTGCTGCGATCACCGCCTTCTGGAAAGGTTCTGCCAAGCAGTACAAAGACGAGCATCGCTTCAACGTAATCGATACCCCGGGCCACGTAGACTTCACAATTGAAGTTGAACGTTCCCTGCGCGTACTCGACGGCGCTGTCGTTGTGTTCTGCGGTACTTCGGGTGTTGAGCCACAGTCGGAAACCGTATGGCGTCAAGCCAACAAATACGGCGTTCCACGTCTTGTTTACGTCAACAAGATGGACCGTGCTGGTGCGAACTTCCTGCGCGTGATCGCTCAGATCAAGCAGCGTCTGGGTCACACTCCGGTGCCAATCCAGTTGGCCATTGGTTCGGAAGACAACTTCCAGGGGCAGATCGATCTGCTCAACATGGAAGCCGTCTACTGGAACGATGCTGACAAAGGCATGACTCCACGTCGTGAAGCTATCCCTGCTGAACTGCAGGAACTGGCTGACGAATGGCGCAACAACATGGTTGAGGCTGCTGCCGAAGCCAACGAAGAGCTGATGAACAAGTACCTCGAAGGTGAAGAGCTCACCAACGAGGAAATCAAGGCCGCTCTGCGTCAGCGTACTATCGCTGGTGAGATCGTCTTGGCTGTTTGCGGTTCTTCCTTCAAGAACAAGGGTGTTCCCCTGGTTCTCGACGCCGTTATCGACTACCTGCCTGCACCTACCGATATTCCTGCCATCAAGGGTACTGACCCGGATGACGAGACTATCGAGCTGGAGCGTCATGCAGACGATGCGGAGCCGTTCTCGGCTCTGGCGTTCAAGATCGCTACCGACCCATTCGTGGGTACTTTGACCTTCGTCCGCGTTTACTCGGGCGTGTTGAGCTCCGGCGACGGCGTGATCAACTCGGTTAAAGGCAAGAAAGAGCGCGTGGGTCGTATGGTGCAAATGCACGCAAACGCCCGTGAAGAGATCAAGGAAGTACGCGCTGGTGACATCGCGGCCCTGATCGGCATGAAGGACGTCACCACTGGTGAAACCCTCTGCAACGCTGACAAGCCAATCATCCTGGTTCGCATGGACTTCCCGGAGCCGGTTATTTCGGTTGCCGTAGAGCCTAAGACCAAGGATGACCAGGAAAAAATGGGTATCGCTCTGGGCAAACTTGCTCAGGAAGATCCATCTTTCCGCGTTAAAACCGATGAAGAGACTGGTCAAACGATCATCTCCGGCATGGGCGAGCTGCACTTGGACATCCTGGTTGACCGGATGCGCCGTGAGTTCAACGTCGAAGCCAACATCGGCAAGCCTCAGGTTTCCTATCGTGAGCGCATCACGAAGAACTGCGAAATCGAAGGCAAGTTCGTTCGTCAGTCCGGCGGTCGTGGCCAGTTCGGTCACTGCTGGATTCGTTTTGCTCCTGCTGACGAAGGTCAGGAAGGTCTGCAATTCCTGAACGAAGTAGTGGGTGGTGTGGTTCCTAAGGAATACATCCCGGCTATCCAGAAGGGTATCGAAGAGCAGATGAAGAACGGCGTTGTTGCCGGCTATCCGCTGATCGGCCTGAAGGCTACCGTGTTCGATGGTTCTTACCACGACGTCGACTCCAACGAGATGGCGTTCAAGGTGGCTGCTTCCATGGCGACCAAGCAACTGGCCCAGAAGGGCGGTGGTGAGTTGCTCGAGCCGATCATGGCAGTAGAAGTTGTTACGCCTGAAGACTACATGGGTGACGTGATGGGCGACCTTAACCGTCGTCGCGGCATGATCCTGGGTATGGAAGACACGGTTTCCGGCAAGGTAATTCGTGCTGAAGTGCCGTTGGGTGAAATGTTCGGTTATGCAACCGACGTTCGTTCCATGTCCCAAGGTCGCGCAAGCTACTCCATGGAATTCAAAAAATACAATCCAGCTCCGACGCACATCGTCGAAACTGTAACCAAAAAACAAGGCTGA
- the rpsG gene encoding 30S ribosomal protein S7 — translation MPRRRVAAKREVLDDPKYGSQILAKFMNHVMESGKKAVAERIVYGALEKVKERKNSDPLEIFEKALDAIAPLVEVKSRRVGGATYQVPVEVRPSRRNALAMRWLVDFARKRGEKSMALRLAGELLDAAEGKGAAVKKREDVHRMAEANKAFSHYRF, via the coding sequence ATGCCAAGAAGACGCGTAGCAGCCAAGCGCGAAGTGCTTGACGATCCAAAATACGGAAGCCAAATCCTGGCCAAGTTCATGAACCACGTGATGGAAAGCGGCAAGAAAGCCGTTGCCGAGCGTATCGTTTATGGCGCGCTGGAAAAGGTTAAAGAACGCAAGAACAGCGATCCCCTGGAAATCTTCGAGAAAGCTCTCGACGCCATCGCTCCGCTGGTCGAAGTGAAGTCGCGCCGTGTAGGCGGTGCTACTTACCAGGTTCCGGTCGAAGTTCGCCCGTCCCGTCGTAACGCCCTGGCAATGCGCTGGTTGGTAGACTTCGCCCGTAAGCGCGGCGAGAAGTCTATGGCTCTGCGTTTGGCCGGCGAACTGTTGGACGCTGCTGAAGGTAAAGGTGCTGCTGTTAAGAAGCGTGAAGACGTGCACCGTATGGCCGAAGCTAACAAAGCTTTCTCGCACTACCGCTTCTAA
- the rpsL gene encoding 30S ribosomal protein S12 yields MATINQLVRQPRKRIVEKSDVPALQNCPQRRGVCTRVYTTTPKKPNSALRKVCRVRLTNGFEVSSYIGGEGHNLQEHSVVLIRGGRVKDLPGVRYHTVRGSLDTSGVKGRNQGRSKYGTKKPK; encoded by the coding sequence ATGGCAACTATCAACCAGCTGGTACGTCAGCCGCGTAAGCGTATCGTCGAGAAATCCGACGTGCCTGCGCTGCAGAACTGCCCGCAACGTCGTGGCGTATGCACCCGTGTGTATACCACCACGCCGAAAAAACCTAACTCGGCACTGCGTAAAGTATGCCGTGTGCGTCTGACCAACGGTTTCGAGGTTTCCTCGTACATCGGCGGTGAAGGCCACAACCTGCAAGAGCACAGCGTGGTACTGATCCGCGGCGGTCGTGTAAAAGACTTGCCAGGTGTTCGTTACCACACCGTACGCGGCTCCTTGGATACTTCCGGCGTTAAAGGTCGTAACCAGGGTCGTTCGAAGTACGGTACCAAGAAGCCTAAGTAG
- the rpoC gene encoding DNA-directed RNA polymerase subunit beta': MKDLLNLLKNQGQVEEFDAIRIGLASPEMIRSWSFGEVKKPETINYRTFKPERDGLFCAKIFGPVKDYECLCGKYKRLKHRGVICEKCGVEVALAKVRRERMAHIELASPVAHIWFLKSLPSRIGLLMDMTLRDIERVLYFESYVVIDPGMTTLEKGQLLNDEQYFEALEEFGDDFDARMGAEAVRELLHAIDLEHEIGRLREEIPQTNSETKIKKLSKRLKLMEAFQGSGNLPEWMVLTVLPVLPPDLRPLVPLDGGRFATSDLNDLYRRVINRNNRLKRLLDLSAPDIIVRNEKRMLQEAVDALLDNGRRGRAITGSNKRPLKSLADMIKGKQGRFRQNLLGKRVDYSGRSVITVGPTLRLHQCGLPKKMALELFKPFIFGKLEMRGLATTIKAAKKMVERELPEVWDVLAEVIREHPVLLNRAPTLHRLGIQAFEPVLIEGKAIQLHPLVCAAYNADFDGDQMAVHVPLTLEAQLEARALMMSTNNILSPANGEPIIVPSQDVVLGLYYMTREAINAKGEGRVFADLQEVDRVFRAGEAALHAKVKVRIHETVNDRDGGSVSNVRIVDTTVGRALLYQVVPKGLSYDVVNLPMKKKAISKLINQCYRVVGLKETVIFADQLMYTGFAYSTISGVSIGVNDFVIPDEKARIISAATDEVKEIESQYASGLVTQGEKYNKVIDLWSKANDEVSKAMMANLSKEKVIDRHGVEVEQESFNSMYMMADSGARGSAAQIRQLAGMRGLMAKPDGSIIETPITANFREGLSVLQYFISTHGARKGLADTALKTANSGYLTRRLVDVAQDLVVTEIDCGTEHGLLMTPHIEGGDVVEPLGERVLGRVIARDVFKPGTEDVIVPAGTLVDEKWVEFIELNSIDEVIVRSPISCETRYGICAKCYGRDLARGHQVNIGEAVGVIAAQSIGEPGTQLTMRTFHIGGAASRTSAADSVQVKNGGTVRLHNLKHVERVDGCLVAVSRSGELAIADDYGRERERYKLPYGAVISVKEGDKVDAGAIVAKWDPHTHPIVTEMKGTVTYVGMEEGITIKRQTDELTGMTNIEVLDAKDRPAAGKDIRPAVKMVDDNGKDLLLPGTDVIAQYFLPANALVGVADGAKIAIGDVIARIPQETSKTRDITGGLPRVADLFEARRPKEASILAEVSGTIAFGKETKGKRRLVITPNDGTDPYEELIPKWRHLNVFEGEQVNRGEVISDGPSDPHDILRLLGVSALAKYIVNEIQDVYRLQGVKINDKHIETILRQMLRKVEIAESGDSTFIKGDQMELTHVLVENERLAGDDKFVSKFTRVLLGITKASLSTESFISAASFQETTRVLTEAAVTGKRDYLRGLKENVVVGRLIPAGTGLAYHSERKRRRDADKPLRVSASEVEAALTEALNSSGN; encoded by the coding sequence TTGAAAGACCTACTGAATTTGCTGAAAAACCAGGGTCAAGTCGAAGAGTTCGACGCCATCCGTATCGGATTGGCATCGCCTGAGATGATCCGTTCGTGGTCGTTCGGTGAAGTTAAAAAGCCGGAAACCATCAACTACCGTACGTTCAAACCTGAGCGTGACGGCCTGTTCTGCGCCAAGATCTTTGGCCCGGTAAAGGATTACGAGTGCCTGTGCGGTAAGTACAAGCGCTTGAAGCACCGTGGTGTGATCTGCGAGAAGTGCGGCGTTGAAGTTGCACTGGCAAAAGTTCGTCGTGAGCGCATGGCGCACATCGAGCTGGCCTCGCCAGTTGCCCACATCTGGTTCCTGAAATCGCTGCCGTCGCGTATCGGCTTGCTGATGGACATGACCCTGCGTGATATCGAACGCGTTCTCTACTTCGAGAGCTACGTCGTTATCGATCCAGGCATGACCACCCTTGAAAAAGGTCAGCTGCTCAACGACGAGCAGTACTTCGAAGCGCTGGAAGAGTTCGGCGACGACTTTGATGCCCGCATGGGTGCCGAAGCTGTCCGCGAACTGCTGCACGCTATCGACCTGGAGCACGAGATTGGCCGCCTGCGTGAAGAAATTCCGCAAACCAACTCGGAAACCAAGATCAAGAAGCTGTCCAAGCGTCTGAAGTTGATGGAAGCCTTTCAGGGTTCCGGCAACCTTCCAGAATGGATGGTGCTGACCGTTCTGCCGGTTCTGCCGCCAGACCTGCGTCCACTGGTCCCGCTGGATGGCGGTCGCTTCGCGACTTCCGACCTCAACGATCTGTATCGTCGAGTGATCAACCGTAACAACCGTTTGAAGCGCCTGCTTGATCTGTCCGCTCCGGACATCATCGTGCGCAACGAAAAGCGTATGTTGCAGGAAGCTGTCGATGCACTGCTCGACAACGGTCGTCGTGGCCGCGCTATCACCGGTTCCAACAAGCGTCCTCTGAAATCCCTGGCTGACATGATCAAGGGTAAGCAGGGTCGTTTCCGTCAGAACTTGCTCGGTAAGCGTGTTGACTACTCCGGTCGTTCGGTAATTACCGTAGGCCCGACCCTGCGTCTGCACCAGTGCGGTCTGCCGAAGAAAATGGCTCTCGAGCTGTTCAAGCCGTTCATTTTCGGCAAGCTGGAAATGCGTGGTCTCGCAACCACCATCAAAGCGGCCAAGAAAATGGTCGAGCGCGAGCTGCCAGAGGTTTGGGACGTTCTCGCTGAAGTGATCCGTGAACACCCGGTTCTCCTCAACCGTGCACCGACCCTTCACCGTCTGGGTATCCAGGCGTTTGAACCGGTACTGATCGAAGGTAAGGCTATCCAGCTGCACCCTCTGGTCTGTGCTGCGTACAACGCCGACTTCGACGGCGACCAAATGGCCGTGCACGTACCGCTGACACTGGAAGCCCAGTTGGAAGCGCGTGCGTTGATGATGTCGACCAACAACATCCTGTCGCCAGCCAACGGTGAGCCAATCATCGTTCCGTCGCAGGACGTTGTATTGGGTCTGTACTACATGACGCGTGAAGCGATCAACGCCAAGGGCGAAGGTCGTGTGTTCGCGGATCTGCAAGAAGTTGACCGTGTGTTCCGTGCCGGCGAAGCCGCACTGCACGCCAAGGTCAAAGTGCGCATCCACGAAACCGTCAACGACCGTGATGGCGGCAGCGTGAGCAACGTTCGTATCGTCGACACCACTGTCGGCCGTGCCTTGTTGTACCAGGTTGTGCCGAAAGGTCTGTCGTACGATGTCGTCAACCTGCCGATGAAGAAAAAGGCGATCTCCAAGCTGATCAACCAGTGCTACCGCGTGGTTGGTTTGAAAGAGACCGTGATCTTCGCTGACCAGCTGATGTACACCGGTTTTGCCTATTCGACCATTTCCGGCGTTTCCATCGGTGTTAACGACTTCGTTATCCCGGATGAAAAAGCCCGCATCATCAGTGCAGCCACCGATGAAGTGAAAGAGATCGAAAGTCAGTACGCCTCCGGCCTGGTAACCCAGGGCGAGAAGTACAACAAAGTGATCGACCTTTGGTCCAAGGCGAACGACGAAGTTTCCAAGGCGATGATGGCCAACCTCTCGAAAGAGAAAGTCATCGACCGTCATGGCGTCGAAGTCGAGCAAGAGTCCTTCAACTCGATGTACATGATGGCCGACTCGGGCGCACGGGGTTCTGCTGCGCAGATCCGTCAGCTCGCCGGTATGCGTGGCCTGATGGCCAAGCCGGACGGTTCCATCATTGAAACGCCGATCACTGCGAACTTCCGTGAAGGTTTGAGCGTACTCCAGTACTTCATCTCCACTCACGGTGCTCGTAAAGGTCTGGCGGATACCGCGTTGAAAACCGCTAACTCCGGTTACCTGACTCGTCGTCTGGTAGACGTGGCACAAGATCTGGTTGTAACCGAGATCGACTGCGGTACCGAGCACGGCCTGCTGATGACTCCGCACATTGAAGGCGGTGACGTTGTAGAGCCGCTGGGTGAGCGCGTATTGGGTCGTGTTATTGCCCGTGACGTGTTCAAACCAGGTACCGAGGACGTCATCGTTCCTGCTGGCACCCTGGTTGACGAGAAGTGGGTCGAGTTCATCGAGCTGAACAGCATCGACGAAGTGATCGTGCGTTCGCCGATCAGCTGCGAAACCCGCTACGGCATCTGCGCCAAGTGCTACGGCCGTGATCTGGCTCGTGGTCACCAGGTGAACATCGGTGAAGCGGTCGGCGTAATCGCTGCCCAGTCCATCGGTGAGCCGGGTACCCAGCTGACCATGCGTACGTTCCACATCGGTGGTGCGGCAAGCCGGACCTCCGCAGCCGACAGCGTTCAGGTGAAGAATGGCGGTACCGTCCGTCTGCATAACCTGAAGCACGTTGAGCGAGTGGATGGTTGCCTGGTTGCTGTGTCCCGTTCCGGTGAGCTGGCGATCGCTGATGACTACGGTCGTGAGCGTGAGCGCTACAAGCTGCCGTACGGTGCTGTGATTTCGGTTAAAGAGGGTGACAAGGTCGACGCTGGCGCAATCGTGGCCAAGTGGGATCCGCACACTCACCCAATCGTTACCGAAATGAAAGGTACCGTGACCTACGTGGGCATGGAAGAAGGCATCACGATCAAGCGTCAGACTGACGAATTGACCGGTATGACCAACATTGAAGTACTCGACGCCAAAGATCGTCCAGCTGCCGGTAAAGACATCCGTCCAGCCGTGAAGATGGTCGACGACAACGGCAAGGATCTGTTGCTGCCAGGCACTGACGTAATTGCTCAGTACTTCCTGCCAGCAAACGCCCTGGTCGGCGTAGCGGATGGTGCGAAAATCGCGATCGGTGATGTTATCGCGCGTATTCCGCAAGAGACTTCGAAAACCCGTGACATCACCGGTGGTCTGCCGCGTGTTGCCGACTTGTTCGAAGCTCGTCGTCCGAAAGAAGCCTCGATTCTGGCTGAAGTCAGCGGCACCATCGCGTTCGGTAAAGAGACCAAAGGCAAGCGCCGTCTGGTTATCACTCCGAACGACGGTACCGATCCGTACGAAGAGCTGATTCCGAAGTGGCGTCACCTGAACGTCTTCGAAGGCGAACAGGTAAACCGCGGCGAAGTTATCTCCGACGGCCCGAGCGATCCACACGACATCCTGCGTCTGCTGGGTGTAAGTGCGCTGGCCAAGTACATCGTCAACGAGATCCAGGACGTTTACCGTCTGCAAGGCGTGAAGATCAACGATAAGCACATCGAGACCATCCTGCGTCAGATGCTGCGTAAAGTTGAAATCGCTGAATCCGGCGATTCCACTTTCATCAAGGGCGACCAGATGGAATTGACTCACGTCCTGGTCGAGAACGAGCGTTTGGCTGGCGACGACAAGTTCGTCTCCAAGTTCACTCGCGTTCTGCTGGGTATCACCAAGGCGTCGTTGTCCACCGAATCGTTCATCTCGGCGGCCTCTTTCCAAGAGACCACTCGTGTACTGACGGAAGCGGCGGTAACCGGCAAGCGCGACTACCTGCGCGGCCTGAAAGAAAACGTGGTCGTGGGTCGTCTGATCCCGGCTGGTACCGGTCTGGCTTATCACAGCGAGCGCAAGCGTCGCCGTGATGCTGACAAACCGTTGCGCGTAAGCGCCAGTGAAGTGGAAGCTGCACTGACCGAAGCGCTGAACTCGAGCGGTAACTGA